A part of Catharus ustulatus isolate bCatUst1 chromosome 8, bCatUst1.pri.v2, whole genome shotgun sequence genomic DNA contains:
- the SFXN4 gene encoding sideroflexin-4, with protein sequence MDANLRYWRAEGQSFFQRFLLWADALDPLLLLKSSNEIRRTRLLIQVNEKTQKEPIQNNQTKQAFLLSLSSVHPDTDKIIPVLFRPPAFMPITLPLVIVSSVQRQAKHSFFCQFVFHTYTTAFTLANGNRTPKAEEYSLHQKQLFLGLGAISYSACVGALPLAFANRYTLKSSLMQLVVKKLLPAPLLGLMSAFTVAMVRSPEFDNGIEVMDRNGKVIGVSKKAGEKAVMETALSRAVLFGTTFFLPEVLMYFVQRARFVKNPRALGPVRMFVIMSVLAGMLPVSFSMFPQCGEIKRADLEPEILTSTEETEFFYNRGI encoded by the exons ATGGACGCCAACCTGCGCTActggagggcagaggggcag TCGTTCTTCCAGAGGTTTCTTCTCTGGGCGGACGCCTTGGATCCGCTGCTGCTCCTCAAGTCCTCG aatgaaataaGAAGAACCAGGTTATTAATACAAGTCAATGAGAAGACCCAAAAAGAGCCCATTCAGAATAATCAG ACCAAACAAGCCTTCTTGCTAAGCCTG tctAGTGTGCATCCTGATACAGACAAGATAATTCCTGTTTTGTTTAGACCTCCAG ctttcATGCCCATAACTCTTCCCTTG GTCATCGTTTCATCTGTTCAGCGCCAGGCAaagcattcttttttttgtcag TTTGTGTTTCACACATACACCACAGCATTCACTCTGGCAAATGGAAATCGCACCCCAAAGGCTGAA GAATACTCACTTCATCAAAAGCAGCTCTTTCTTGGCTTGGGAGCCATTTCTTATTCAGCCTGTGTTGGT GCTCTGCCTCTTGCCTTTGCGAATCGTTACACATTGAAGAGCTCATTAATGCAACTTGTTGTCAAAAAGCTGCTACCTGCTCCTCTGCTTG GTTTGATGAGTGCATTCACTGTGGCGATGGTGAGAAGCCCGGAATTTGACAATGGGATAGAAGTGATGGACAGGAATGGCAAGGTTATAGGAGTGTCTAAGAAGGCTGGTGAGAAG GCTGTTATGGAAACAGCATTGTCCAGAGCAGTCTTGTTTGGGACAACGTTCTTCCTGCCAGAAGTGCTCATGTACTTTGTGCAGAG AGCAAGATTTGTTAAAAATCCACGTGCTTTGGGTCCAGTGAGGATGTTTGTGATTATGTCAGTGCTAGCAGGGATGCTGCCAGTCTCATTCAGTATGTTCCCACAGTGTGGGGAG ATAAAGCGAGCAGACCTTGAACCGGAAATTCTGACATCTACAGAAGAAACAGAATTCTTCTACAACAGGGGGATTTAG
- the PRDX3 gene encoding thioredoxin-dependent peroxide reductase, mitochondrial: protein MAAALVRLLRAAVPVAAATAGRRGTAGPPACSRRAFSLGSSRFAAAVTQHAPAFKGTAVVDGEFKELSLNDFKGKYLVLFFYPLDFTFVCPTEIVAFSNKANEFRDVNCEVVAVSVDSHFSHLAWINTPRKSGGLGKMNIPVLSDLTKQISRDYGVLLEGPGIALRGLFIIDPNGIIKHLSVNDLPVGRSVEETLRLVKAFQFVETHGEVCPANWTPNSPTIKPSPEGSKEYFEKVNK, encoded by the exons ATGGCCGCCGCGCTGGTGAGGCTGCTCCGCGCCGCG gTGCCCgtggccgccgccaccgccgggaGGAGGGGGACGGCAGGGCCCCCGGCCTGCTCCCGCCGAGCCTTCAGCCTCG GCTCCTCGCGGTTCGCCGCCGCGGTGACACAGCACGCCCCGGCCTTCAAGGGAACGGCCGTCGTTGACGGAGAGTTCAAGGAGCTGAGCCTGAATGATTTCAAGGGGAAATACCTGGTTCTCTTCTTCTACCCGCTGGACTT CACCTTTGTCTGCCCCACGGAAATTGTGGCTTTTAGCAACAAAGCAAATGAATTTCGTGACGTGAACTGTGAGGTGGTGGCAGTTTCGGTGGACTCTCATTTTAGTCACCTGGCCTGGATAAACACACCACGGAAG AGCGGCGGTTTGGGCAAAATGAATATTCCAGTTCTGTCGGACCTCACCAAACAGATCTCCCGTGATTAtggggtgctgctggaaggaCCTGGCATAGCACTGAG AGGTCTGTTCATCATTGACCCAAACGGGATCATCAAGCACCTGAGTGTCAATGACCTGCCCGTGGGGCGCAGCGTGGAGGAGACGCTGCGCTTGGTGAAGGCTTTCCAGTTCGTGGAGACACACGGAGAGGTGTGCCCAGCTAACTGGACTCCCAACTCCCCAACG ATCAAACCAAGCCCAGAAGGTTCcaaagaatattttgaaaaagtgaataaataa